A single region of the Polymorphum gilvum SL003B-26A1 genome encodes:
- a CDS encoding plasmid mobilization protein: MARPTLDPQRRRSETLNVRLSPTEMYDLRRAAAEAGVTLAEYARATLTGRRPKPKPVKDRMMSALLYELSSIATNLSQLEDATGEATYAQWARYVGGELVERVTDRHDLTPLIEEHLEEINGAGHMVNAMARRANMGKELDAGEVEETLSILGRVLEPVHKAVKRPARDGGKEPDPGDGRDAL, from the coding sequence ATGGCACGGCCAACCCTCGATCCCCAGCGCAGGCGCTCCGAGACCCTCAACGTTCGACTCTCCCCGACCGAGATGTACGACCTTCGCCGAGCCGCCGCCGAGGCCGGCGTGACGCTTGCCGAGTACGCCCGCGCCACCCTGACGGGACGGCGGCCGAAGCCGAAGCCGGTCAAGGACCGGATGATGTCGGCGCTGCTCTACGAGTTGTCCTCCATCGCCACGAACCTCTCCCAGCTTGAGGACGCCACCGGCGAGGCGACCTACGCGCAGTGGGCGCGCTATGTCGGTGGCGAGCTGGTCGAGCGGGTGACAGACCGCCATGACCTGACGCCGCTCATCGAGGAGCACCTGGAGGAGATCAACGGTGCCGGGCACATGGTCAACGCCATGGCGCGGCGCGCCAACATGGGCAAGGAACTGGACGCCGGGGAGGTCGAGGAGACCCTCTCCATCCTCGGCCGCGTCCTGGAGCCGGTCCACAAGGCGGTGAAGCGTCCGGCCAGGGACGGTGGCAAGGAACCCGATCCGGGAGACGGGCGGGATGCGCTTTAA
- a CDS encoding acyl-homoserine-lactone synthase, with protein MLTIISGENAHLHWDELASMHQLRRTVFRERLGWSVNVVNGLELDQFDLPDAHYLVHTGPNGRINACTRLLPTTGPYLLADVFPELVHGALPREQEIWESTRFCADQATAPTNIAAILMAGMLEFGLYAGLRAYVSVSDIRMEPIMRRAGWNPVRLGGTLETGTDTAAAEWLDVSPEYLARVRKRAGATGAIICNLGELRYERVAA; from the coding sequence ATGCTCACTATCATTTCTGGCGAAAACGCTCACTTACACTGGGATGAACTTGCATCAATGCATCAGCTCCGCCGAACAGTATTCCGGGAGCGGTTAGGCTGGAGCGTTAATGTCGTCAATGGTCTGGAGCTCGATCAGTTCGACCTTCCAGATGCTCATTACCTGGTTCACACAGGCCCAAACGGCCGAATAAATGCTTGCACCCGGCTTCTTCCGACGACAGGGCCTTACCTGCTGGCGGATGTGTTTCCGGAACTGGTCCATGGTGCGCTTCCCCGAGAACAGGAGATCTGGGAGAGTACAAGGTTCTGTGCAGACCAGGCTACCGCACCTACCAACATCGCCGCCATCCTTATGGCCGGAATGCTCGAATTCGGGCTATACGCGGGGCTTCGCGCTTATGTATCGGTTTCCGACATCCGCATGGAGCCCATCATGCGCCGTGCAGGGTGGAACCCGGTCCGACTTGGCGGAACACTGGAAACTGGCACGGATACGGCAGCGGCGGAGTGGCTTGACGTGTCGCCGGAATATCTGGCGCGCGTCCGTAAGCGGGCGGGCGCGACGGGGGCGATCATCTGCAACCTCGGTGAACTGCGCTACGAAAGGGTGGCGGCATGA
- a CDS encoding DEAD/DEAH box helicase produces the protein MQMEQTAFGPGERITHLDFGAGVVLEAPRDGYLRAFFSIGERRVPLASIQKEMSRTERILRSVEGTAERARSVWLSYEAHALPVMESASALTSARIDLLPHQVVLTHRIATASPRRFLIADEVGLGKTIETALVLRELASRGELDRALMVVPAGLVNNWHRELNEVFNLDFEVFGSEGDITDRKTNAFAKHDRLIASIDTLKRPARIKRLLEAPPWDLVVFDEAHHLTAYRTGGKVRKTENYKLGEALKGHTRDLLLLSATPHQGNHFQFWMLVQLLNPTLFGSPEEMLENRHRLNTVMFRRTKADACRPDGDPLFARRWVHTESFLMGDEERRFYERLREYLEDGFDLAKRKGNQGRALGFLMAIFQKIAASSFAAVRRTLKRRMLMLTLHEALLRDKELDIEGRERLFDEARELIHAEWGFDRDPIGRSEVDRIMADLKYRLAKKLDEEALEMASDPYGSEFASSHMEDVASAAIDLHLPEERLRIADLLSVFPLQRETKVQKLLDGLGTLWRQNPNEKIVIFATYLGTVDLLAREIEATYPGQGVVVLRGGDHGAKAAAERRFKLKDGPRVLVCTAAGREGINLQFARILFNFDLPWNPMDMEQRIGRIHRYGQAHTAQVYNLVLSDTIEGRIFLLLDDKLTEIARTLGKVDDQGNVAEDLRSQILGQLSERLNYDRLYQEALGDPELKRTAVELEAALANAREAREVVFDLFQDLEGFSLDDYKPFADVSTGLERLVEFLSAALADRHLRMAKVDPETIDLVTADGLRRTRFTLSREVATSSETCDLLGLDHPAVQEELGRWRSLSPENLGVALSGNGTGQAVLSLWLVESTNSHGEKRTTIQPIAVGIDGTRVPAIERQVDQFLQLSPVRPALTVERRLEIFSQIVEPSLQRELKHKGTASGDGSYSAELIGYAEIS, from the coding sequence ATGCAGATGGAACAAACAGCCTTTGGACCTGGCGAGAGAATCACCCACTTGGACTTCGGCGCGGGCGTGGTGCTGGAAGCTCCCCGCGACGGATACCTTCGCGCGTTTTTCAGCATCGGAGAGCGCCGGGTACCCCTTGCCAGCATACAGAAGGAGATGTCCCGCACAGAGCGTATTCTGCGCTCGGTAGAGGGAACTGCGGAACGGGCGCGTTCGGTGTGGCTGTCCTACGAGGCCCATGCCCTGCCGGTGATGGAGAGCGCCTCGGCTTTGACATCGGCGCGGATCGACCTTCTCCCTCATCAAGTCGTTCTGACGCATCGTATCGCGACGGCGTCACCCCGCCGGTTCCTGATTGCGGATGAAGTCGGGCTCGGCAAGACAATCGAAACGGCCCTCGTCTTGCGCGAGCTCGCGAGCCGGGGCGAACTCGACCGGGCCTTGATGGTTGTGCCTGCTGGCCTTGTGAACAACTGGCACCGTGAATTGAATGAGGTGTTCAATCTGGACTTCGAAGTCTTCGGGTCTGAAGGGGATATCACGGACCGTAAAACAAATGCTTTTGCCAAGCATGACAGGCTCATTGCCAGCATTGACACACTCAAGCGACCCGCCCGCATCAAGCGCCTTCTTGAAGCGCCCCCCTGGGACTTGGTCGTCTTTGACGAAGCGCATCATCTGACCGCGTATCGAACGGGTGGAAAGGTCAGAAAGACCGAAAACTACAAGCTTGGTGAAGCCCTGAAGGGCCACACCCGTGATCTCCTCCTGCTATCGGCTACGCCCCACCAGGGCAATCATTTTCAGTTCTGGATGCTCGTGCAGCTTCTGAACCCCACGCTGTTTGGAAGCCCAGAGGAGATGCTTGAAAACCGGCACCGCTTGAACACGGTCATGTTCCGGCGGACAAAAGCCGATGCATGCCGTCCGGATGGTGATCCCCTTTTTGCACGGCGGTGGGTGCATACTGAGTCGTTCCTGATGGGGGACGAGGAACGGCGCTTCTATGAGCGTCTGCGGGAGTATCTTGAGGACGGGTTTGATCTCGCCAAGCGGAAGGGGAACCAAGGTCGAGCCCTTGGCTTCCTCATGGCGATTTTTCAGAAGATTGCGGCTTCCAGCTTCGCAGCAGTGCGAAGAACCCTCAAGCGACGCATGTTGATGCTTACACTGCACGAGGCCCTGCTTCGCGACAAGGAGCTCGACATCGAGGGCCGTGAACGCTTGTTCGATGAAGCACGGGAGCTGATCCATGCCGAATGGGGCTTCGACAGGGATCCCATCGGCAGAAGCGAAGTCGACAGGATAATGGCCGATTTGAAGTATCGGCTGGCAAAGAAGCTGGACGAGGAAGCGCTTGAGATGGCCTCTGATCCCTATGGGTCGGAGTTCGCTTCATCGCATATGGAAGATGTCGCCTCGGCTGCGATTGACCTGCACCTTCCAGAAGAGCGGCTACGTATTGCTGACCTGCTGTCTGTCTTTCCCCTGCAGCGCGAGACCAAGGTACAGAAGCTCCTCGATGGGTTAGGCACGCTCTGGCGCCAGAACCCGAACGAAAAGATCGTGATCTTTGCGACGTATCTTGGGACTGTGGACCTCCTTGCACGCGAGATCGAGGCGACCTACCCAGGACAGGGCGTCGTCGTCCTGCGTGGTGGGGATCACGGGGCGAAAGCAGCTGCCGAACGTCGGTTCAAATTGAAGGACGGGCCGCGAGTTCTTGTTTGCACCGCCGCGGGGCGGGAGGGCATTAACCTGCAATTTGCCCGCATCCTGTTCAACTTCGATCTGCCTTGGAATCCGATGGACATGGAACAGCGGATTGGCCGCATTCATCGGTACGGGCAGGCGCATACTGCTCAGGTCTATAATCTGGTTCTATCCGACACGATTGAAGGCCGCATCTTCCTTCTGCTGGATGACAAACTGACTGAGATCGCGAGAACGCTCGGAAAGGTCGATGATCAGGGCAACGTCGCGGAGGACCTCCGCTCGCAGATTCTGGGACAGCTCTCGGAACGCCTGAATTACGATCGGCTATATCAGGAAGCCCTCGGCGATCCCGAACTGAAGCGGACCGCCGTGGAGCTCGAAGCAGCCCTTGCCAACGCGCGCGAAGCCCGAGAAGTCGTCTTCGATCTGTTTCAGGACCTCGAAGGCTTTAGTCTTGACGATTACAAGCCGTTCGCGGACGTCTCTACCGGCCTGGAGCGGCTGGTAGAGTTCTTGTCGGCCGCACTCGCCGACAGGCATCTGCGTATGGCAAAGGTCGATCCCGAAACCATCGATTTGGTCACGGCAGACGGTTTACGACGCACACGATTTACGCTTAGTCGAGAGGTCGCAACGTCATCTGAAACTTGTGACCTGCTTGGTCTCGATCATCCTGCCGTCCAGGAAGAGCTGGGTCGTTGGCGCTCTCTCAGCCCAGAGAATCTGGGGGTAGCGCTATCCGGCAATGGCACGGGGCAAGCGGTGCTTTCTTTGTGGCTCGTCGAATCGACAAACAGCCATGGCGAAAAGCGTACGACAATCCAACCGATCGCGGTTGGGATTGACGGCACGCGGGTCCCGGCCATCGAGCGACAAGTCGATCAATTCCTCCAGCTTTCCCCGGTACGGCCGGCACTGACAGTCGAGCGCAGGCTTGAGATCTTTAGCCAGATCGTAGAACCGTCGCTACAGAGAGAGCTCAAGCACAAAGGCACTGCTAGCGGTGACGGCAGTTACTCCGCAGAGCTCATCGGCTACGCGGAGATTTCTTGA
- a CDS encoding recombinase family protein yields the protein MIFGYARVSKIEGQDTAAQIAALKAAGADTIFEDAASGGRYNRPALQKLLESVQPGDVVIVWKLDRLSRSLMDLLRIMERLDAAAAGFRSLTEAIDTTTPAGRMMMQMLGSVAEFEREMIRERTRAGLAHAREQGRRLGRRRALTRDQQHAVHKLLREGQSQADIARLFNVHRSTISRFVTISVEAAVFKKSPRSR from the coding sequence TTGATTTTCGGGTATGCCCGCGTATCGAAGATTGAAGGTCAGGACACGGCTGCTCAGATTGCAGCCCTCAAGGCAGCAGGTGCCGATACTATCTTCGAAGATGCCGCGTCTGGAGGGCGATATAATCGTCCCGCGCTTCAGAAGCTCTTGGAAAGCGTGCAGCCAGGCGATGTCGTCATAGTTTGGAAGCTCGACCGCCTCTCTCGCTCCCTGATGGACCTTCTGCGGATTATGGAGCGACTTGATGCTGCGGCTGCGGGCTTCCGCTCGCTCACAGAGGCAATCGACACCACAACTCCAGCCGGTCGAATGATGATGCAGATGCTAGGCAGCGTCGCAGAATTCGAACGGGAGATGATCCGGGAGCGCACACGTGCTGGCCTTGCCCATGCCCGCGAGCAGGGGCGTCGTCTGGGTCGCCGCCGGGCTCTCACACGCGATCAGCAGCATGCGGTGCATAAACTGCTACGCGAAGGGCAATCCCAAGCAGACATTGCGCGCCTCTTTAATGTCCATCGCTCAACGATTTCGCGTTTTGTCACAATTTCCGTCGAAGCCGCAGTGTTCAAGAAATCTCCGCGTAGCCGATGA
- a CDS encoding relaxase/mobilization nuclease domain-containing protein, translating into MRFKVPKRQPESFRASALYLAGRVKGLTPDRVEFVERRNLHTDDPRSAAAVMDATAQQSARCKQPAYHFMITFDPKDAAAGKVTPELKRKVAQQVIERMGLTEHQLLVYSHRDTDHPHLHFLVNRVHPEKHVAYDRHQDGRRLTGIVQELAREHGLNILRNREYERDLGRDVVEDFGPTVSDAEYWQARREQREAQIPFAKDDIADLRSRLKDDFIRARDWDDLAQRLADKGVTLERKGQGLILTDGERFAKLSDMGKGVRFHALEERFAESFDDHMARQAARVAQRERGKEEPTPDTSGMAPRDRRTVEGMFAEEPDRDPAEAAVRRFDEADMDFRYWGQIEASYRSAAGKVRYAERQHSFAEKQVPRDEAWLGKRDRSLNDILGKVYRDAAKARAVWDDLEEKFGIRDAERMIEKDPFILGAVRGMRLGDTRTADRKEARRYYRYIIERRRRWRDARNRLEHTRSEIEQARRRVKQSIRDYELLQQIAGSPQVLRDTMLEKIKARARALSRVTEKAIERSRLSDERREQLHRAWRLAKERRLERERKRERGRAFGLDLSLFDK; encoded by the coding sequence ATGCGCTTTAAGGTCCCGAAGCGCCAGCCAGAGAGCTTCCGGGCCTCCGCCCTCTATCTTGCAGGCCGGGTGAAGGGGCTCACCCCCGACCGAGTGGAGTTCGTCGAGCGGCGCAACCTGCATACCGACGACCCGCGCTCGGCAGCGGCCGTCATGGACGCGACCGCCCAGCAGTCGGCGCGGTGCAAGCAGCCGGCCTACCATTTCATGATCACCTTCGACCCGAAGGACGCGGCGGCCGGGAAGGTGACGCCGGAGCTGAAGCGGAAGGTGGCCCAGCAGGTCATCGAGCGGATGGGCCTGACGGAGCATCAGCTCCTGGTCTACAGCCACCGCGACACCGACCACCCCCACCTGCATTTTCTGGTGAACCGAGTGCATCCCGAAAAGCACGTCGCCTATGACCGGCACCAGGACGGGCGGCGGCTGACCGGCATCGTGCAGGAGCTGGCGCGGGAGCACGGCCTCAACATCCTGCGCAACCGCGAGTACGAGCGCGATCTCGGCCGCGATGTGGTGGAGGATTTCGGCCCCACGGTCTCCGACGCCGAATATTGGCAGGCGCGGCGGGAGCAGCGCGAGGCGCAGATCCCCTTCGCCAAGGACGACATTGCCGACCTGCGCAGCCGCCTGAAGGACGACTTCATCCGCGCCCGCGATTGGGACGACCTGGCCCAGCGGCTCGCCGACAAGGGCGTCACCCTGGAGCGCAAGGGGCAGGGGCTGATCCTCACCGACGGCGAGCGCTTCGCAAAGCTCTCCGACATGGGCAAGGGCGTGCGCTTCCATGCCCTGGAGGAACGCTTCGCGGAGAGCTTCGACGACCACATGGCGCGGCAGGCCGCGCGCGTGGCGCAGCGGGAGCGGGGCAAGGAGGAGCCGACACCCGACACGTCGGGCATGGCGCCGCGCGATCGGCGGACGGTGGAGGGCATGTTCGCCGAGGAACCCGACCGCGATCCGGCCGAGGCGGCCGTGCGGCGGTTCGACGAGGCCGACATGGACTTCCGCTACTGGGGCCAGATCGAGGCGTCCTATCGGTCGGCCGCCGGTAAGGTGCGCTATGCCGAGCGTCAGCACTCCTTCGCCGAGAAGCAGGTGCCCCGCGACGAGGCATGGCTTGGCAAGCGCGACCGCAGCCTCAACGACATCCTCGGCAAGGTTTACCGCGACGCTGCCAAGGCCCGCGCGGTCTGGGATGACCTGGAGGAAAAGTTCGGCATCCGCGACGCCGAGCGGATGATCGAGAAGGACCCCTTCATCCTCGGTGCGGTGCGCGGCATGCGGCTGGGCGATACGCGGACGGCGGACCGCAAGGAAGCCAGGCGGTACTATCGCTACATCATCGAACGCCGGCGCCGGTGGCGGGACGCCAGAAACCGACTGGAGCACACGCGCTCGGAAATCGAGCAGGCGCGGCGGCGGGTGAAGCAGTCGATACGGGACTACGAGCTGCTACAGCAGATCGCCGGTAGCCCGCAGGTGCTGCGCGACACCATGCTGGAGAAGATCAAGGCGCGTGCGCGGGCGTTGTCGCGCGTGACCGAGAAGGCCATCGAGCGCAGCCGACTGTCGGACGAACGGCGGGAGCAACTCCATCGTGCCTGGCGCTTGGCCAAGGAGCGCAGGCTGGAGCGGGAGCGCAAACGCGAACGGGGACGGGCGTTCGGGCTCGACCTGAGCCTGTTCGATAAGTGA
- a CDS encoding type IV secretory system conjugative DNA transfer family protein, whose translation MGHLRLLWRLVRLVLVELPICLLIAALIWSIIENLTIGSDRLFVLGTAGAFAGVAIVFFASRLFRQPSDAHGTAAFATPTEIRHAGLRSRGVILGKKGGRFVRFARPGHLLTFAPTRSGKGVGVVIPNLLEHQGSVVVTDIKGENYRITGRHRGTLGPVHAFAPFDPEIESACYNPVEFIRTGTVNDVDDARLIAEMIVAPESHEPNHWEREARVLVTGLLLHIAQDLPPGRRNLRELRVLLMRSREGFDGVLAGMADAKHPIVQRIAQGFSQKEDKERSAVISTAQTRTEVFDSPQLGAITGRSTFRLEDLKNGVMSVFLIIPPEYVSVYQPFLRLMVGLTTAAMTRNKRVPRHPVLFLLDELPALGPMRPIEDGIGYLAGYGAHLWLFVQDLDQLQKTYRKWRSMIANCAVRQAFNVQDSDTALLLSAMLGQRTVTVSSGGKSGRFPFLALASNYSEHHSEIGRPLLAPSEIMLLPESCQLLFVQGCRPILAQKLRYFEERVFKGRWTPWRMEAAEDDPGALISADMMK comes from the coding sequence ATGGGGCATTTACGTCTGTTGTGGCGGCTCGTCAGGCTTGTCCTTGTAGAGCTGCCAATCTGTCTGCTTATTGCAGCACTTATCTGGTCCATCATCGAAAATCTAACTATCGGAAGTGACCGGCTGTTCGTGCTTGGCACGGCAGGGGCATTCGCCGGCGTGGCGATCGTCTTCTTCGCCAGCCGCCTCTTCCGCCAACCTAGTGATGCGCACGGCACGGCCGCGTTTGCGACGCCGACCGAGATCCGACACGCGGGCCTTCGGTCTCGCGGCGTCATCCTCGGCAAAAAGGGGGGGCGCTTCGTCCGCTTCGCCCGGCCAGGCCACCTGCTGACCTTTGCACCAACCCGCTCAGGCAAGGGCGTCGGCGTCGTCATCCCCAACCTGCTCGAACATCAAGGATCGGTGGTGGTGACAGACATCAAGGGAGAGAACTACCGCATCACGGGGCGGCATCGCGGCACGCTCGGGCCGGTACACGCGTTCGCGCCTTTCGATCCGGAAATCGAGAGCGCCTGCTACAACCCGGTCGAGTTCATCCGCACGGGCACGGTCAACGATGTGGACGATGCGCGGCTGATCGCCGAAATGATCGTCGCGCCCGAAAGCCACGAGCCGAACCACTGGGAGCGCGAGGCGCGGGTGCTCGTCACCGGCCTGCTGCTCCATATCGCCCAAGACCTGCCGCCCGGCCGCCGGAACCTGCGCGAGCTGCGCGTTCTTCTCATGCGGTCGCGCGAGGGCTTCGATGGCGTACTCGCCGGCATGGCCGATGCCAAGCACCCTATCGTGCAGCGGATCGCGCAGGGGTTCTCGCAGAAAGAGGACAAGGAGCGCTCGGCCGTCATTTCGACGGCGCAGACCCGGACGGAGGTGTTCGACAGCCCGCAACTCGGGGCGATCACCGGCCGCTCCACCTTCCGGCTGGAAGACCTGAAGAACGGCGTCATGTCGGTCTTCCTCATCATCCCGCCCGAGTATGTCTCCGTCTACCAGCCCTTCCTGCGCCTGATGGTGGGTCTCACCACGGCCGCCATGACGCGGAACAAGCGGGTGCCCCGGCATCCGGTGCTGTTCCTGCTCGATGAGCTGCCCGCCCTCGGGCCGATGCGCCCCATAGAGGACGGCATTGGCTATCTGGCCGGATATGGCGCGCATCTGTGGCTGTTCGTCCAGGACCTCGACCAGCTCCAGAAGACCTATCGCAAATGGCGCTCGATGATCGCCAACTGCGCGGTGCGGCAAGCCTTCAACGTCCAGGACAGCGACACCGCGCTACTGCTCTCGGCGATGCTCGGCCAGCGCACGGTGACGGTTTCCAGCGGCGGCAAGAGCGGGCGATTCCCGTTCCTAGCGCTGGCGTCGAACTACAGCGAGCACCACAGCGAGATCGGACGGCCGCTGCTGGCGCCCTCCGAAATCATGCTGCTGCCGGAGAGCTGTCAGCTCCTGTTCGTTCAGGGCTGCCGGCCGATCCTGGCGCAGAAGCTCCGCTACTTCGAGGAGCGTGTATTCAAGGGGCGCTGGACGCCGTGGCGGATGGAAGCAGCAGAGGACGATCCCGGCGCGCTCATATCCGCCGACATGATGAAATAG
- a CDS encoding plasmid pRiA4b ORF-3 family protein produces the protein MPIKRKRAAANAAFQIKVQIIGIEPEIWRRIIVPGTLTLRELHAVLQGAMGWQDYHLHMFEIEGKRFEVPENDKLGPEDGYADERKQTLGAILSKGMEFLYVYDFGDNWKHLVTVEDISAPASARHLARCVAGERACPPEDCGGVYRYPEFLDALADTDHPEHRDMVDWAGGFEPEVFSLSQANALIGAVCALYGERGWGFHQP, from the coding sequence ATGCCCATCAAGAGAAAACGCGCCGCCGCGAATGCGGCGTTTCAGATCAAGGTTCAGATAATCGGCATCGAGCCGGAAATCTGGCGTCGCATCATTGTTCCGGGCACGCTGACGCTGCGGGAACTTCATGCCGTCCTGCAAGGGGCCATGGGCTGGCAGGACTACCACCTGCACATGTTCGAGATCGAGGGAAAGCGCTTCGAGGTGCCGGAGAACGACAAGCTCGGGCCGGAGGACGGATATGCGGACGAGCGGAAGCAAACGCTGGGGGCGATCCTCTCCAAGGGAATGGAGTTCCTCTACGTCTACGATTTCGGCGACAACTGGAAGCACCTTGTCACGGTCGAGGATATTTCCGCGCCCGCCTCCGCGCGCCATCTGGCTCGCTGTGTCGCCGGCGAGCGCGCATGTCCTCCTGAGGATTGCGGAGGCGTCTACCGCTATCCGGAGTTTCTGGATGCGCTGGCCGATACCGACCATCCGGAACACCGGGACATGGTGGATTGGGCGGGCGGCTTTGAGCCGGAGGTGTTCAGCTTGTCGCAGGCGAACGCGCTGATTGGTGCGGTCTGCGCGTTGTACGGAGAGCGGGGCTGGGGGTTCCATCAGCCATGA
- a CDS encoding helix-turn-helix transcriptional regulator, giving the protein MLPSQDGSFPFFFLHKTKELWRHPDIKLAVLDFLDQSRAVTDLAALEKLFSKVLAELGFREWAYQVIRAEALPDEKPVILTTFSDAWRDHYIDSSYHLIDPVILKGPERLLPFTWSSMSFGIEPTDEQKSFFAEAEEFGLGEGLGIPVHGAYGSLAMISMVAEEETRRLARMLHHHGEDVHLISLIFHNLARELMALGRCGRSPISLSPRERECLIWLANGKTRWEISLILGISEETVKYHFKNIRAKFGTYSRHEIIIQAVRLGLIDP; this is encoded by the coding sequence TTGCTCCCATCGCAGGACGGTAGCTTTCCTTTTTTCTTCCTCCATAAGACAAAAGAGCTATGGAGGCATCCAGACATAAAATTAGCGGTTCTAGATTTTCTCGATCAGTCGCGCGCGGTAACGGACCTCGCTGCGCTGGAAAAGCTATTCTCAAAGGTGCTGGCTGAGCTTGGCTTTCGGGAGTGGGCCTACCAAGTAATTCGTGCGGAAGCCTTGCCAGATGAGAAGCCGGTGATCCTCACCACCTTTTCTGACGCCTGGCGCGACCATTACATTGACAGCAGCTACCACCTTATTGATCCGGTCATTCTCAAAGGCCCTGAGCGGCTTTTGCCGTTCACATGGAGCAGCATGTCGTTCGGGATCGAGCCGACAGACGAGCAGAAAAGCTTCTTCGCGGAAGCAGAAGAGTTTGGCCTTGGTGAGGGTTTGGGCATCCCGGTGCATGGAGCGTACGGTTCGCTTGCCATGATTTCCATGGTTGCTGAGGAAGAAACCCGTCGCTTGGCCCGCATGCTCCATCACCACGGAGAGGACGTTCATCTCATCTCCCTTATCTTCCACAATCTGGCACGGGAGTTGATGGCGTTAGGTCGATGTGGCCGCAGCCCAATCAGCCTTTCACCACGTGAACGAGAATGCCTGATTTGGCTCGCAAACGGCAAAACGAGATGGGAGATTTCCTTGATACTTGGTATATCCGAAGAAACTGTCAAATATCACTTCAAGAACATACGAGCCAAGTTCGGGACCTATTCACGCCATGAAATTATCATTCAGGCCGTTCGGCTTGGCCTGATCGATCCATGA
- a CDS encoding type II toxin-antitoxin system PemK/MazF family toxin encodes MVADVRRYDVYLVNLDPTLGSEIKKTRPCLVISPDEMNRHIRTVIIAPMTSVRRDYPSRVDVTFQRKKGQVVLDQIRTVDKARLAKHLGRLPEPRCREVAGVLQQIFAYE; translated from the coding sequence GTGGTAGCGGATGTCCGACGGTACGACGTATATCTGGTAAACCTCGACCCCACGCTGGGGTCGGAAATCAAGAAGACCCGGCCTTGTCTGGTCATATCGCCGGACGAGATGAATCGGCACATCCGGACGGTCATCATCGCTCCCATGACCTCCGTGCGGCGGGACTATCCGAGCCGCGTCGATGTCACCTTCCAGCGGAAGAAGGGACAGGTGGTTCTCGACCAGATACGGACAGTGGACAAGGCGCGCCTCGCCAAGCATCTCGGGCGCCTGCCGGAGCCGCGTTGTCGCGAGGTCGCCGGCGTTCTTCAGCAGATATTCGCCTACGAATAA
- a CDS encoding MazE family transcriptional regulator gives MKVNLVPIGNSKGVRIPSSVIKECGFGEQIEMRVEHGIVVLAPARRTRDGWDGAFAKMAAAKDDALLIPDTMEHDWDKEEWEW, from the coding sequence ATGAAAGTGAACCTGGTTCCGATCGGCAATTCCAAGGGCGTGCGGATTCCAAGCTCGGTCATCAAGGAGTGCGGCTTCGGCGAGCAGATCGAGATGCGCGTCGAGCACGGCATTGTCGTGCTAGCGCCTGCCCGTCGCACCCGCGATGGCTGGGACGGCGCGTTCGCGAAGATGGCCGCCGCCAAGGACGATGCCCTGCTTATCCCCGATACGATGGAGCATGACTGGGATAAGGAGGAATGGGAGTGGTAG